One Candidatus Protochlamydia phocaeensis genomic region harbors:
- a CDS encoding helix-turn-helix domain-containing protein, which yields MERRVRQTKDKHEYTRLCVILARSEGLSVELIAQTHRISVSSVYQYLTEYEKENNTQHEPRGGTESKRPKI from the coding sequence ATGGAAAGGCGTGTCAGGCAGACAAAAGACAAGCATGAATACACACGTTTGTGTGTAATTTTGGCAAGAAGTGAAGGTTTGTCTGTAGAATTAATCGCACAAACCCATCGCATAAGCGTAAGCAGTGTCTACCAATACTTAACTGAGTATGAAAAAGAGAATAATACTCAGCATGAACCAAGAGGTGGAACAGAGAGCAAGCGGCCTAAAATTTGA
- a CDS encoding SagB/ThcOx family dehydrogenase, with product MINKQKGWKQPFNILKQDECETMVNHNTDFLQTNITTKLRFPSPMTKNYWAIEELSEKKLYAVPFVGALMVAACAKPITKSTLFEFLASKLNIQTEQFENALKNLISKNIILPSEKQEDYRPLFDNFLNWTKSGWEDAANYHFFTWDAPFLDYTKEGDGHDIDRKKMIKYQSLQPDTQRYKEYASPIKNIPLPSLDMPADQAQGYAISEKIKHLLAIAFGKKGEKPCHWIDDVPLIRRTSPSGGSRHPTEGYFLSIDLQGIQKGFYHIQTDPISLSLISEDKSSLLEDFVGKDSAKSVGAIVLTSVFERNMYRYREPRTFRTIHMDIGHILATIEMLAQEFGMKTRIHLNFNEEALLQKIGASMLDEGVMAVVTLHEEKC from the coding sequence ATGATCAATAAACAAAAGGGCTGGAAACAGCCCTTTAACATCCTAAAACAAGATGAATGTGAAACCATGGTAAATCATAATACAGATTTTTTGCAAACTAATATAACGACAAAATTACGCTTTCCCAGTCCGATGACAAAGAATTATTGGGCTATAGAAGAGCTATCTGAAAAAAAGCTTTATGCCGTGCCTTTTGTTGGGGCTTTGATGGTTGCAGCATGCGCAAAGCCTATTACAAAATCAACCCTATTTGAATTCCTTGCTTCTAAATTGAATATCCAGACTGAGCAATTTGAAAACGCACTAAAAAACCTGATTTCTAAAAATATCATCCTCCCTAGTGAAAAACAAGAAGATTATCGTCCCTTATTCGACAATTTTCTAAATTGGACAAAATCAGGGTGGGAGGATGCTGCAAATTATCACTTCTTTACTTGGGATGCTCCTTTTCTTGATTATACAAAGGAAGGAGATGGTCATGATATAGACCGTAAGAAAATGATTAAATACCAAAGTCTCCAACCAGATACACAACGTTATAAAGAATACGCCTCACCTATTAAAAATATCCCACTCCCCTCTTTAGATATGCCTGCTGATCAAGCACAAGGATATGCAATTTCGGAGAAGATTAAACACCTATTAGCAATTGCATTTGGGAAAAAAGGAGAAAAGCCGTGTCATTGGATTGATGATGTCCCACTCATCAGAAGAACAAGTCCTTCAGGGGGAAGTCGTCACCCCACAGAAGGTTATTTTTTGTCTATCGACCTCCAAGGCATTCAAAAAGGGTTTTATCACATTCAAACTGACCCTATTTCGCTTTCTTTAATATCAGAGGATAAATCTAGTCTTTTAGAAGACTTTGTGGGAAAAGACTCTGCTAAATCGGTCGGTGCAATTGTTCTAACTAGCGTTTTTGAAAGAAATATGTACCGCTATCGAGAACCGAGAACATTTAGAACGATCCATATGGATATAGGTCATATTTTAGCGACTATAGAAATGCTTGCACAAGAATTCGGCATGAAAACTCGCATTCATTTGAATTTCAATGAAGAAGCTTTATTACAAAAAATTGGAGCTTCAATGCTGGATGAAGGAGTAATGGCTGTTGTGACTTTGCATGAGGAGAAATGCTAA
- a CDS encoding SagB/ThcOx family dehydrogenase, with product MDLSYLTFASFEDLSIKLKSPLHNIMRIYSASSFCDYLIEYQNSQQIPSTDSDKSSKIEHWWERKWQVSLDYYLSSPPEQIRRQQTEAATSSNQQCVDFVFPDKIENAQLSPMQALLNRKTHRKFQEISIPLRLLSTLLGELKEEILADIWKYYIVIFNIEGIQPGIYRYCSIQHGLYLVKQGLFRNEAVNLLCGMAASYTAAFLVILAIDLEEAMKKFPYNRALREIYIDSGRLAQKILLKGMQHSIGGLPSPAMRDSQMCSFLEIDPSKCIPIYSITMGIVPENSINVRATK from the coding sequence ATGGATTTATCTTATCTAACCTTTGCATCTTTTGAAGATCTTTCAATAAAGCTAAAAAGTCCCTTACATAACATCATGAGAATTTATAGTGCCTCCTCTTTTTGTGATTATCTGATCGAGTATCAAAATTCTCAACAAATCCCATCTACTGATTCTGATAAGTCCTCTAAAATCGAGCATTGGTGGGAGCGTAAGTGGCAAGTGTCATTGGATTACTATTTGTCCTCCCCTCCTGAACAAATTAGAAGACAGCAAACTGAAGCGGCCACTTCTTCGAACCAGCAATGTGTCGATTTTGTTTTTCCTGATAAAATAGAGAATGCTCAGCTCTCTCCTATGCAAGCTCTTTTGAATAGAAAAACTCATCGGAAATTTCAAGAGATCTCAATACCCTTGCGTTTGCTATCTACATTGCTAGGGGAACTCAAAGAGGAAATTTTAGCGGATATTTGGAAATATTACATCGTGATTTTCAATATCGAAGGCATTCAACCAGGGATTTATCGCTACTGTTCCATTCAACATGGGCTTTATTTGGTCAAGCAGGGATTATTTCGAAATGAAGCTGTGAATCTGCTGTGTGGGATGGCTGCTTCATACACCGCAGCGTTTTTAGTCATTTTGGCTATTGATTTAGAAGAAGCGATGAAGAAATTTCCTTACAATCGAGCATTAAGAGAAATATATATTGATTCAGGTAGACTCGCGCAAAAAATTCTCTTGAAAGGAATGCAACACTCGATAGGGGGTCTGCCATCTCCCGCAATGAGAGATAGTCAAATGTGTTCATTTTTAGAGATTGATCCAAGTAAATGCATTCCTATCTATAGTATTACGATGGGAATCGTCCCAGAAAACTCTATAAATGTTAGGGCTACTAAATGA
- a CDS encoding ThiF family adenylyltransferase, with translation MILRLQSSWEIRKKEGNVIEISSSFRKKKYEIKSENPSIFLFLNSLSKGIQYPEDLPKIAEKFGLKENSLHSLISKFKSYGIFIEDDKSPSPTLETLYDRQIRFFRTFENQTTSGEQINENLQNRTVLIVGLGGYGSWVALLCARMGIRNIIGIDFDRVEISNLHRQILYDRGDLGSLKIHACEKRIKEADSEINFVGHCLKVGGTEDLYPFMENIDLVFNPFSYLPSKKASDHPSGMIAQAAMIKGKPCLTFGGSWIGPLTIPSKSICYFCAIKALELNGNLDPELRNQNIQKRAFAPPIATCCSMAVHEASRFLSGCDDSQVLDGMIQLDMFAFSNSRYLPLEPSSECCFCNTCETNNFKVTS, from the coding sequence ATGATTTTGCGTCTTCAATCCAGTTGGGAAATAAGAAAAAAAGAAGGAAATGTTATCGAGATATCCTCTTCTTTTAGAAAAAAGAAGTACGAAATCAAATCAGAAAACCCCTCTATTTTCTTATTCCTCAATTCACTAAGTAAAGGCATTCAATATCCTGAAGATTTACCTAAAATCGCAGAAAAATTTGGTCTAAAGGAAAATTCTCTTCATTCTTTGATTTCTAAGTTTAAATCATATGGAATTTTTATTGAGGATGATAAGAGTCCAAGCCCTACTTTAGAGACTCTTTATGATAGGCAAATTCGTTTTTTTAGAACTTTTGAAAATCAAACTACTTCTGGGGAACAGATCAACGAAAATTTACAAAATAGGACTGTTTTAATCGTTGGTCTTGGAGGATATGGGTCTTGGGTAGCACTTTTATGTGCACGCATGGGGATTCGTAATATTATCGGTATCGACTTTGATCGTGTAGAAATTTCAAATTTGCATCGTCAAATCCTTTATGATCGAGGAGATCTAGGTAGTCTTAAAATACATGCATGTGAGAAAAGAATTAAAGAAGCCGATTCGGAAATCAATTTTGTTGGACACTGCTTAAAGGTGGGCGGTACGGAAGATCTTTATCCTTTCATGGAGAATATAGACCTCGTTTTTAATCCATTCAGTTATCTTCCATCTAAAAAAGCATCAGATCACCCATCTGGTATGATTGCGCAAGCTGCCATGATTAAAGGTAAGCCATGTTTAACCTTTGGGGGATCTTGGATAGGTCCATTAACGATTCCTAGCAAAAGTATATGCTATTTTTGTGCGATTAAAGCATTAGAATTAAATGGCAATCTCGATCCTGAGCTTCGAAATCAAAATATCCAAAAGCGAGCGTTTGCTCCTCCGATTGCAACCTGTTGTTCAATGGCAGTTCATGAGGCATCTCGATTTCTATCTGGTTGTGATGATTCTCAAGTATTAGATGGGATGATACAACTAGACATGTTTGCATTCTCTAATAGTCGATATCTTCCGCTTGAGCCTAGTTCTGAATGCTGCTTTTGCAATACATGCGAAACAAATAATTTCAAGGTTACTTCATGA
- a CDS encoding ATP-binding cassette domain-containing protein, producing the protein MSTYALKTINLSKNFWKKASWFAKKELIPAVKHLNLEIKPGESVAFLGPNGAGKSTSIKLICGILKPTEGESWIENYPSGTTEANKCLGLVFGTRSNLWMFITVQQSLEMIGAIYNLSRKDTLSRIHLLAELFEITHFLHSPPNTLSLGERMRCEIVAGLIHRPSILLADEPTIGLDVVGKTKFRLLLKQWQEEEKTTVLLTSHDLTDVEAICNRAILINKGQVGYDGSLQGLKGGLASKRNIKLLLSTPSLQNLGEIKEGIQVIEENGLIKKFQIDIQQISPISAIDYFMTIFKNNIVDISVEEISLESIIAQWYSGEKK; encoded by the coding sequence ATGAGTACATATGCACTTAAAACCATAAATCTTTCCAAAAACTTTTGGAAAAAAGCATCTTGGTTTGCAAAAAAAGAACTTATTCCTGCTGTTAAACATTTAAATCTTGAAATTAAGCCTGGTGAGTCGGTGGCTTTCCTCGGTCCTAATGGAGCAGGGAAAAGTACATCGATTAAATTGATATGCGGTATTTTAAAACCTACAGAGGGTGAATCTTGGATTGAAAACTATCCATCTGGAACTACAGAAGCCAATAAATGCCTAGGATTAGTTTTTGGAACCCGCAGTAATTTATGGATGTTTATCACCGTGCAGCAAAGCCTGGAAATGATTGGAGCCATCTACAATCTATCTAGAAAGGATACTTTATCGAGAATTCACTTATTAGCTGAATTATTCGAAATTACCCATTTTCTTCATTCTCCTCCCAATACATTGTCACTGGGCGAACGCATGCGCTGTGAAATTGTTGCCGGCTTGATCCATCGTCCCTCCATTTTGCTAGCGGATGAACCCACAATTGGACTTGATGTTGTCGGTAAAACAAAATTCAGACTTTTATTAAAGCAATGGCAAGAAGAAGAAAAAACAACGGTGCTTCTTACAAGCCATGACCTTACCGATGTAGAAGCGATTTGCAATCGAGCTATTCTCATCAACAAAGGGCAAGTGGGCTATGACGGGTCTCTTCAAGGATTAAAAGGAGGATTGGCTTCGAAAAGAAACATTAAACTCCTGCTTTCAACACCTAGCTTGCAAAATTTAGGAGAAATCAAAGAAGGAATTCAAGTGATTGAAGAGAATGGTCTTATCAAAAAATTTCAAATTGATATCCAGCAGATTTCTCCGATTTCCGCGATCGATTACTTTATGACAATCTTTAAAAACAATATCGTCGATATTTCAGTTGAAGAGATTAGTTTGGAGTCGATTATTGCTCAATGGTATTCCGGTGAGAAGAAATG